A stretch of DNA from Gimesia chilikensis:
ACCTGATAGCAAATCCAGAGCAACGCCAGCAGAACAGGTGGCGACAACTCGGATGTGGTCCGCTCGGGATTCAACTCGAACACCGGCGTCAGACTTTGCGCTTTAATAATGAGAAACCAATAACGGATGCTCACCAGGGTCAGCAGCAAGAGTAAAAATTGTAACACGATGGGAACCAACGGGGAGCTCCTGGTTCGCTGGAATTCAATGACATCAGGGGAGTTATGAGACCATCGTGGTGATCCCCGATCGGAATTACAAGTGGAATCATGATCGCTTTCCTCGACTCTGTGGTACTTCCGCGTCCGGGGAGTTATGCTACGGAGACAGAATCGACAATCAGTGCCCCTGCAACCATAGGTAGCCAGATAAATCCGTGAGTAACATTCTCGAAGAAATCATTCAACACAAACAGGGCGAAGTCAGCCAGGCTAAAATTCGCGTGCCCGCTGCAGCGCTGGTCGATCAGCTGTCGACGGCCCCTCCCATACGTGATTTTGTCGCATCCCTCCGAAACCACGGCTCTGTGGGAATGATCGCTGAGGTAAAAAAAGCCTCTCCCTCTGCCGGAATCATTCGGGATGATTTTCATCCGGTTGAAATTGCACAGACCTATGAACGGTTCGGAGCAGCCTGTCTGAGTGTCTTGACCGACGAGAACTATTTCCAGGGGCACCTCGATTACCTCAAGGCGGTTCGTGCTGCCGTCACGATTCCCGTCATGCGAAAAGAGTTCATCATCGATCGCTACCAGATCCTGGAAGCGCGCGTCGCAGGCGCGGATTGCGTCCTCTTGATCGCCGAGTGCCTGGATGATACACAGCTGCATGATCTGTATGGCTATGCTCTGGAACTGGGTATGCAGGCTCTGGTCGAAATCTATGAGCCCGATAACCTCGATCGGGTCCTGAAACTCAACCCACCCATGCTGGGGATCAACAACCGCAACCTGAAAACATTCGTCACCAGCCTGGATCACTCCATTGAACTCAGCCCCCGTCTGCCGGAAGACTGCCTGCTGATCAGTGAGAGTGGCATTCGGAACCGCGACGACGTCCTGCGACTGCAGGAGGCCGGCGTGCGAGGCATTCTGGTAGGCGAAACACTCATGCGCTCACCGGAAATTGGCGACAAAGTCTGCGAACTGCTGGGGCGCTCAGCTTCCTGACGCATCGAATTTTCAATCAACGTCAACCTGTTCACATAGCATAGAAGGATCAGCGATGTCAGATACCGAACAACAAGTGGAACACGTCATGGTCGTCCCCACACTCCTTTTCCACGAGGTCGGTCATTTTCAGGGATTCAACGATCAGGTCGAACCGTATATGAAAACCCTCTTCGACCCGAATTACATCAGCTTTCGCCCCCGCGACACGGTTGAGGAAGATCCCAGCTTCAAACAGCTGATTCCCTACTGCATTTTCCGGCACGAAGGGAAGATCTTCTACTATACCCGTGGCTCCAAAGGGGGAGAATCGCGTCTGCACAGCAAGCGGTCGATTGGCATCGGCGGTCATATTTCACTCGAAGACGACGCCAAAGCCGGTTCCACCTACCGCGAGGGGATGCAGCGGGAACTGGACGAAGAAGTCTCCATGGATACCGCCTTCACGGAACACTGTGTCGGACTGATTAATGACGACGAAACCGAGGTCGGAAAGGTCCACTTGGGAATAGTTCACATTTTTGACCTGGAGTTGCCCAAAGTTCTACCCCGTGAAGAGTCGATTATAGAGACAGGGTTTGACTCACCGGAAAAACTGTTACAAGAGTTAGATCAGTTCGAAACATGGTCACAGATCTGCCTCAAAGGCCTATTTGATCTAAATTAACTCAATTCGGCAGAATCTGCCGCTGAGAGCCATGCTTCCGACCCAGGGATGACGAAATCATCCCTGACTGTCTCAGGCAACGCCAGACAGTCGCCGGTCAGCCTGCAGATGGAACGCAGGTAGACAAGCGTAAACACAAGAGCAATGAAGTGACAAAGGAGTGTCTTCAAAATGAAAATCACGTTACGCGGATGGATCGTCGTGGGCTGTTTTCTGGCTGTGTTATCGGCCATGGCAATTCTGGGTGTGGGTGCTCACGCGCAGCAACCTGCTGCCTCTAGTGCACCCGATGAAAAAGCCAGCGGAGAAAAGCTCCCCGGCCAGATCTCAGAAGATCAGCTGGGCAACCTGCTGAAAGCCATGGGTCTGCAAGTTACCAAAACCAAGAAACGCTACGACTTTCAGTTCAAAGCCAATCAGAACAAAGAAGAATGGGAACTCTCCATGTCTGCTGTTCTGAGTGAAAATGGCGAATGGGTCTGGGTCATGGCCTGGCTGGATCCGCTGCCCCGCAGTGCTGCCGATGTTCCCCGGACCGCCATGTTGCGTCTGCTGTCTGACAACGACCGCATGGGCAACGGCAAATTCTTTGCTTACATCTCCAGCAACCGTCGGTTTGTTCTGCAGCGGGTAATCCCCAACCAGCACATGACCACCAAAAAATTCCATGAAATTCTGAGCGACCTGGGCAGCAGCGTCGTGCAGTACTATCCTCACTGGTCAACTGACAACTGGAAGCGTTCCAGCACGCCAGAACCACAGGGTACCGCACAGAAACCCGCCGCACAGCCTACACAGTCGGCTTCAGGGGTTTCTAAATTCAACGCAACCCGTCAGAACTAATCATTCTGCATCAGCTGTCATTCAGGTTGATTCAATTTTGAAGATCCGCAGCAATCCTTGTCACACTGTCCGTGACAAGGATTGTTTTTGTTCGGACCGATTTCCGATCGCGCGCTGCGACACTGCTTGATCGGATTGAGTTTGACCTGTTAAACTTTCTCTGCAGTGATATTTTCTGATAGTGAAAGAACAGTCCATGCGCGTGATTCGCTTTGAGCAATTTGGAGAACCGGCTGACGTCCTGAAAGTCTGTGAGTCGGAAGAACCGGTTGCCCGAGCGGGAGAAGTACTGGTCCGCATGCTGGCCAGTCCCGTCAATCCCTCTGACCTGCTCAACATCAGAGGCGGCTATTCCACGCGCCCTGCCCTGCCCGCTGTGCCGGGCTTTGAAGGAGTCGGCATCGTAGAGGCCAGCGGCGGTGGCTTACGGGGAAGTATCCTCAAAGGCAAGCGGGTCGTTGTCCTGAATCGCCAGACAGGAAACTGGGCGGACAAGGTGGCCGTTTCTAGCCAGTTCGTGATTCCTGTCTCCGGGAAACTGACTGTAGACCAGGCGGCGACTTTTTTTGTCAATCCGGCCACCGCCTATGTCCTGGTCAAACAGGTACTCAAGATTCCTGCAGGAGAGTGGCTGATCCAGACGGCAGCCGCATCCGCAGTCGGCAGAATGATCATTCGACTCGGACAGCTCGAAGGATTCAAAACACTCAACGTGGTTCGTCGCCAGGAACAGGCTGCGGAATTAAAAGCACTGGGAGCGCAACATGTCATTGTGTTTAATTCGGCACACGATGATGAGCGGATTCTAATAGACCAGATCAGAAAACTGACCGGGAAACAGAATCTCCGTTATGCCATTGATCCAGTGGGAGGCAAAACCGCTTCAGCCCTGGTCAAAGTTCTGGGTGAACGTTCCCGACTGATTGTCTTCGGCTCACTGGACGACGCGCCGTTAAACTTCTTCTCGCGTGACCTGATTCGTACGGGAGCCAGTATCGAAGGATTCTGGCTCGCACGACATATGGAGCGTCTTTCGCTCCCCGCTAAGATCAGGCTTGTCTCAAAATTGACCGGATTGATCCGACAGGGAGTCCTGTCCACCGAAATCAGTGCCCGCTATCCTCTGGATCAAATCGTAGAAGCCGTTGGGGAAGCCGAACGTCAGGGGACTTCTGGAAAAGTTCTGCTCACAATGCCCGCCGCCGATGGAAGTACTCCACATGATTGATCTCAGTCCGCATGCTCAATGATCTTCTTTTTTTAGCACTTGGGTTTGAGCTCATTCTGCTGTGCAACAGCGGTTTGACGCTCGCGCAAATACCTCAGCTCAACCGCCCTCTGGCTGCACAGTTGATGCTGAAATCATCGTTGCCTTTAACGCTGATACTGCTCTCGGGCATCCTCCTGTTGATCGCAGTGGTTGACTCCACGCGACTCACAGACATCCATAGCTACCTGAATACAATCTCTCCCAGAACGGGCGCGTCAGGCAATCACTCACTGCCAGCACTGGGAATTCTGTTGACGTTACTCGGCTGTGTCTTCCGCATGGGAGCGATTCCGATTCACTTTCGACAACAGGAACTCAGAGCCGAAATTCCCTGCTGGATTTCCACCACAACCTTACTGATCCCCCTCACCGCGGGCCTCAGTTTTCTGATCTTGATCGGTTCACAAATCGGCGTTGTTGAGTCTGCTTTGCTGGAACAGATTTTTTACTATTGTGCCCTGATCACACTGATCGTCTCTTC
This window harbors:
- a CDS encoding phosphoesterase; protein product: MSDTEQQVEHVMVVPTLLFHEVGHFQGFNDQVEPYMKTLFDPNYISFRPRDTVEEDPSFKQLIPYCIFRHEGKIFYYTRGSKGGESRLHSKRSIGIGGHISLEDDAKAGSTYREGMQRELDEEVSMDTAFTEHCVGLINDDETEVGKVHLGIVHIFDLELPKVLPREESIIETGFDSPEKLLQELDQFETWSQICLKGLFDLN
- the trpC gene encoding indole-3-glycerol phosphate synthase TrpC, whose protein sequence is MSNILEEIIQHKQGEVSQAKIRVPAAALVDQLSTAPPIRDFVASLRNHGSVGMIAEVKKASPSAGIIRDDFHPVEIAQTYERFGAACLSVLTDENYFQGHLDYLKAVRAAVTIPVMRKEFIIDRYQILEARVAGADCVLLIAECLDDTQLHDLYGYALELGMQALVEIYEPDNLDRVLKLNPPMLGINNRNLKTFVTSLDHSIELSPRLPEDCLLISESGIRNRDDVLRLQEAGVRGILVGETLMRSPEIGDKVCELLGRSAS
- a CDS encoding zinc-dependent alcohol dehydrogenase family protein — its product is MRVIRFEQFGEPADVLKVCESEEPVARAGEVLVRMLASPVNPSDLLNIRGGYSTRPALPAVPGFEGVGIVEASGGGLRGSILKGKRVVVLNRQTGNWADKVAVSSQFVIPVSGKLTVDQAATFFVNPATAYVLVKQVLKIPAGEWLIQTAAASAVGRMIIRLGQLEGFKTLNVVRRQEQAAELKALGAQHVIVFNSAHDDERILIDQIRKLTGKQNLRYAIDPVGGKTASALVKVLGERSRLIVFGSLDDAPLNFFSRDLIRTGASIEGFWLARHMERLSLPAKIRLVSKLTGLIRQGVLSTEISARYPLDQIVEAVGEAERQGTSGKVLLTMPAADGSTPHD
- a CDS encoding type III secretion system chaperone; this translates as MKITLRGWIVVGCFLAVLSAMAILGVGAHAQQPAASSAPDEKASGEKLPGQISEDQLGNLLKAMGLQVTKTKKRYDFQFKANQNKEEWELSMSAVLSENGEWVWVMAWLDPLPRSAADVPRTAMLRLLSDNDRMGNGKFFAYISSNRRFVLQRVIPNQHMTTKKFHEILSDLGSSVVQYYPHWSTDNWKRSSTPEPQGTAQKPAAQPTQSASGVSKFNATRQN